The sequence CCATAACGATTGTAAATTTTTAAGTCAACACCTCCAAAAGAAACCAAATCTAAATATTCATTGAACCCATCTCCGTTTGGCGAAATTCCTTTTTGAATATTACAGAAATTTTTTCCTAAAACTTGAATTTCCTTTGTATATAAACAATCATTTGAATCTGTAAAAATGATTTCGATGGAATTTATTTCTTGTAATAAATTAGAATAATCAGAAAGTTTAATCTTACTTTCTGTTTCTGAAATTGATGTGTTGTTGATTAGCCATTGAAAGCTAGAAATTTCAGATACTGAAAAATTACTTGCTTGAATTTCGACAAAATATTCATCGTCTTTACAATATGGAAATAAATCAAATTTCAATTGCGGATAAACGACAACATCTAAAGAAACTTGCTGTGTACAATCTCCTGAATCTCGAGTAAATGTATATGTTTGAGAATTATATGGATCAAACTCAGGAGACCAAGTTCCTGAAATTCCATTGGTTGAAATGTTTGGTAAACTAAAGTTCTCATCAATCTCACAAAACGGCTCTAAAATATCGAATATAGGCGTTTTATCAATTATTATTTTCATTGAAACTGATTCTGAACAGAATTCCTCATTAGGAATAAAAGTATAAATTCCCGTTTGATTTGGATTAAAAGCTGGGGACCAAGTTCCTTCAATTCCATTATTTGAAATTGTTGATAAAGCATTAATATTTGGAACTTCATCACAAAATGGACCTATTTCATTAAAATCAGGAATGGTTTTAGGATTAACAACAATTGTTTTATCAAAGGTTTCAAAATTAGTATCATTTGGAGTAAAAGTATAAGTTGTTGTTTGTTGATTATTAACTGCAGGTGACCAAGATCCTTCAACTCCATTTTCAGATACATTTGGTAAGATTAATTCATCTCCTTGACATATTTCATTTGGAATATTAAAATTGATTTGTATATTATAAATAGATACATCATCAATTAAAAGATAAAATAGTTTAAATGGATTAGAACTTAACATTTGAAAACTAGTTTCGTCATCGTGAAAAAAATTTCCAATTATAAATCCATCTAAATTTGACGTTGTTGGACTAAAAGTAAAAGAAAGTAAAGTCCAATTATTATAATCAATAAAAGGATTTCCAGAATAATTTAACTCTGGTACCAACGGAATTATTGTAGGATTAAAACTAAGTGTACTTGCATCATTTATAAATTTCACCCCAATATTATTACTTCCAACTGTACTTAAACTTCCCAAGCAAATATAAAATTGAACTCTATAGGTAAGACCTATTTGCAATGGTTCTGATAATTTACCTCTTATATATTCACGATATTGAGGTTGATAATCTGAATCTTGATTAGCAATAGCAACGTAGTTATTACCAGTTAATGGAGACTGGTTGGCGAAATTAGGATTTAAAGGATGA comes from Flavobacterium sp. I3-2 and encodes:
- a CDS encoding gliding motility-associated C-terminal domain-containing protein — translated: MKKLLLLISMFVLNQTNAQQNLVLNPSFEITSGPLSCTLYGLGQASPIQNWKAGSYASPDFFSSTLLPTCTLHPLNPNFANQSPLTGNNYVAIANQDSDYQPQYREYIRGKLSEPLQIGLTYRVQFYICLGSLSTVGSNNIGVKFINDASTLSFNPTIIPLVPELNYSGNPFIDYNNWTLLSFTFSPTTSNLDGFIIGNFFHDDETSFQMLSSNPFKLFYLLIDDVSIYNIQINFNIPNEICQGDELILPNVSENGVEGSWSPAVNNQQTTTYTFTPNDTNFETFDKTIVVNPKTIPDFNEIGPFCDEVPNINALSTISNNGIEGTWSPAFNPNQTGIYTFIPNEEFCSESVSMKIIIDKTPIFDILEPFCEIDENFSLPNISTNGISGTWSPEFDPYNSQTYTFTRDSGDCTQQVSLDVVVYPQLKFDLFPYCKDDEYFVEIQASNFSVSEISSFQWLINNTSISETESKIKLSDYSNLLQEINSIEIIFTDSNDCLYTKEIQVLGKNFCNIQKGISPNGDGFNEYLDLVSFGGVDLKIYNRYGMEVYSKNNYHKEWKGQNKKGEMLPSGTYFYQIQTNVGEQFTGWIQLTY